The Rouxiella sp. WC2420 region GCGCTGTTAACGCCCGCATCTTTCTCGGGCGCGTCCTGCTGACTTTCCTGACGTTGAATATCTACCAGCCATTGCTGGTAATCGTCGAGGTCGCCGTCAAACTGTTCCACCTTGCCGCCGTGAACCAGATACAGATCGTCGGTAGTCGAGCGCAGTAAGTGGCGGTCATGCGAAACCACTACCATGGCGCCTTCGAAGTCGATCAGCGCCTCGGTCAACGCCTGCCGCATGTCGAGATCCAGATGGTTGGTCGGTTCATCGAGCAGCAGCAGGTTAGGGCGCTGCCAAACGATTAACGCCAGCACCAGACGGGCTTTTTCGCCGCCGGAGAAACGCTCGGTTTTTTCAGTAACCTTATCGCCCTGGAAGCCGAAGCCGCCGAGATAATCGCGTAGCTGCTGTTCGGTTTGCCTGTCGGCCAGACGCACCAGATGCTGCAACGGTGAATCTTCAGCACGCAAAAATTCGAGCTGATGCTGGGCAAAGTATCCAAGCTTAACGCCCTTTGACAGCCCGACGTCACCTTTCAACGGTGGCATGGTGCCGGCCAGCAGTTTAATCAGTGTCGATTTACCTGCGCCGTTGCGACCTAGCAGCCCGATGCGCGAGCCGGGAACCAGGTTCAGCTTGATCGAGTCGAGGATCACATTATCGTCGTAACCTGCGCTGACTTTTTCCATGCGCAGCAGTGGGTCGGGCAGACTTTCCGGCGAGCGGAAACTAAACTGGAAAGGATTGTCGACGTGAGCCGGGGCAATCAGCTCCATGCGTTCCAGCATTTTGATACGGCTCTGCGCCTGCTTGGCCTTGGTGGCCTGTGCGCGGAAACGGTCGATGTAGCTTTGCAGGTGCGAAACTTTCTCCTGCTGGTGTTCAAACAGTGACTGCTGCTGTGCCAGTTTAGTGGCGCGCTGGCGTTCAAACGATGAATAGTTACCGGTGTATTCATTCAGCGTCTGCTGTTCGATATGCATGATCTTGTCGACAATCGGATCAAGGAAATCACGGTCGTGGGAAATCAGCACCAGTGTACCGTCATAGTTCTTCAGCCATTTCTCCAACCAGATCACCGCGTCCAAATCCAAGTGGTTGGTGGGTTCATCGAGCAGCAGCAAATCAGAGCGCAGGATCAAGGCCTGTGCCAGATTAAGGCGCATGCGCCAGCCGCCGGAGAAAGATTTTACCGGCTGTTGCAGCTGACTTTGGGTAAATCCTAAACCGCTGAGCAGGCTGGCGGCGCGGGCAGGAATGGTCCAGGCCTGAATAGCATCGAGTTTGCCGTGCAAGGTAGCGATGGCATGGCCGTCGTCGCGTTCATTGGCGTCGTGCAATTCAGATTCAAGCTGCCGAAATTCGCGGTCACCGTCGATAACATACTCAATAGCGGGCACGTCAAGGGCAGGAGTTTCCTGATTAACCCAGGCCAGCGCCCAGTTTGATGGAAACGTCAGGTTGCCCGCATCGGCGCTCATTTCGTTTTTCAACAGGGAAATCAGTGTCGATTTGCCGCAGCCGTTCTTACCTACCAATCCGACTTTCTGGCCCGGATTAATAGTGGCAGATGCATTGTCAAGCAGGACATTGGTGCCACGCCTGATTTGTAACGATGAGAAAACTATCATAAAGCGCCGTGTAGTTGAGAGTATGTTAAATTGATTGTCATTATTCTAAGTTAAACAAGACGTGTGAAACGTCCCATTTGGTATTTGCGGAGCATGGTAGCTGAAAAATTGCACCCTGACGACGCTTTGGAGGTATTGATGTCGCAGCCACCCAAGGTTTTGCTGCTTTACGCTCACCCGGAATCACCCGATTCGGTCGCCAATCGCATCTTGCTTGACCGGGCGCGACAGCTTGAACACGTGACTGTCCACGATCTTTATGCCAACTATCCTGATTTTTTTATCGACGTTCCCCGCGAGCAGCAGCTATTACGCGAGCATAAGATCATCGTTTTTCAGCATCCTTTATACACCTATAGCTGCCCGGCGCTGCTGAAAGAGTGGATGGATCGCGTGCTGGCGCGCGGATTTGCCAGCGGTGCCGGCGGCACGGCGTTAAACGGAAAATATTGGCGTTCGGTGATAACTACCGGCGAACCGGAAGGGGCCTTTCGTCCAGGCGGCTATAATCGCTACAAAATGAGTGAAATTCTGCGACCCTTTGAGCTCACCGCCGGTATGTGTCACATGCACTGGCTCACGCCGATTGTGATCTACTGGGCGCGTCGCCAGCAGCCTGAGGTTTTAGCAAGCCACGCCCAAGCCTATGGTGAATGGCTTCAATCTCCCATGCCACACGGAGGGATTTAATCATCGACAGTTCGAATTTACCCACAGCTATCCTGCTGTTTCTATTTGCCGCCGTGGTGGCGGTACCCATTGCTCAACGCCTCGGGATTGGCGCGGTATTGGGCTATTTGCTGGCCGGGATTGCCATTGGCCCGTGGGGACTAGGTTTTATCAACGACGTCGACGAGATCCTGCATTTCTCCGAACTTGGCGTCGTATTTCTGATGTTTATCATTGGGCTGGAGCTAAACCCCGGCAAACTGTGGCAGCTGCGGCGGCAGATATTCGGCGTCGGTGCGGGTCAGGTGATCCTCACCGCGATGGTGCTGGGTGGATTGCTCTATATGACGCATTTTGCCTGGCAGGCGGCGGTGATTGGCGGTATTGGTTTGGCGATGTCTTCCACCGCAATGGCGTTGCAGCTGATGCAGGACAAAGGCATGACCCGCAACGAAGGCGGGCAGCTAGGTTTTGCTGTGCTACTGTTTCAGGATATCGCGGTGATCCCGGCTTTGGCGCTGATCCCCGTGCTGGCTGGCGCTTCTTCGGGCGGTAATAACTGGCCTTTGATTGGTATGAAAGTGCTGGCGTTTGTCGGCATGCTGGTCGGCGGAAGATATCTGTTACGGCCCATTTTCCGCCTGATTGTTGCCTCGGGAGTCAGGGAAGTATTTACCGCGGCGGCGCTCTTGGTGGTGCTGGGCGCAGCGCTGTTTATGCAAGAGCTGGGCTTTTCGATGGCGCTGGGCACTTTTATCGCCGGGATATTGCTGGCAGAAAGTGAATATCAGCACGAACTGGAAATCGCTATCGAGCCGTTTAAGGGATTATTACTCGGTCTGTTCTTTATATCTGTTGGCATGGCATTGAATCTGGGTGTGCTTTATACCCACATTTTGATGGTGTTGATAAGCGTGATTGTGTTGGTGGTAGTCAAGGGCGGCGTGCTTTATTTGCTTGCGCGACTCTTTGATCTGCGAACTTCGGTGCGGTTGCAGTTTGCCGCGGTACTCAGTCAGGGCGGAGAATTTGCTTTCGTGCTGTTCTCGGCAGCCGGTGCGGTCAAGGTGATTTCGTCGGGCCAATTGGCAGAGCTTTTGGTGGTGGTCACACTTTCGATGATGACCACACCGCTGTTGCTGAAATACGTCGACAGCATTCTGGTGCGCCGCTATAACGCTCAGGAAGAAAGTGACGAGAAACATTTCGTCGAAGATAACGAGCCGCAGGTGATTGTGGTCGGCTTTGGTCGTTTTGGGCAGGTCGTCGGGCGTTTACTGATGGCCAACAAGATGCGTATTACTGTGCTTGAACGCGATATCAGCGCCGTTGGGCTGATGCGCAGCTATGGTTATCAGGTGTATTACGGCGATGCAACGCGGCTGGAACTGCTGCGCGCTGCCGGGGCAGAAAAGGCCAAATCCATCGTAATCACCTGTAATGAGCCGGAAGACACGATGGAAATTGTGCGGCTTTGTCAGGAAAACTTTCCGCACCTGAATATCCTGGCGCGCGCGCGCGGCCGCGTCGAGGCGCATGAACTGTTGCAGGCTGGTGTCGAGAACTTTACCCGCGAAACCTTCTCCAGCGCGCTGGAGCTGGGTAAAAAAGCACTGATTACGCTTGGTATGCATCCGCACAGCGCCTATCGCGCCCAGCAGCACTTTCGCCGTCTGGATATGCGCATGCTGCGTGAACTGGTACCACAAGTGCAAGGTGATGTGGCGCAAATATCGCGTGTTAAAGAGGCTCGACGCGAGCTGGAGGATATCTTCCAAAGCGAAATGCATAACGAACGTCGCCAGCTCGATGGTTGGGACGACGAGGAATAGCGTCTCACGGCGCGGGGTAACAGAAGTTTCCGAATATTTTTTTGTAAAGGATTTCATACGGCGAAGCAGGTAATAGCGGCTCGCGGCTGAAATCAATGAGAGGCTGAGAATGGCTACAACTCGTAAACGTTTTATCGCCGGTGCCGTATGCCCTGAGTGTAAGGCACTGGATACACTGATGTTATGGCAAGAAGACCAGGTTGAGGTCGTGGAGTGCGCCAAGTGCGGGCATCACAAGCGCCAGACCGATGAACAGGTCACCAAGCATGTTCGTCCTGAAGAGCAGGTGATCGGTATCTTTCATCCAGAGTAGCGTTATGCTGTGCCTTTTTTTATGCTTAGGGGTACAGACGCGCGGTTTTCCGCTACAATCTTCGCCAAAATACGGTATTTGACGAAATTACAGTTTTCAAACGGTAGGAGTTATCATGAAAGTATCTAAAGACGTGGTTGTCAGCGTTGCGTATCAGGTTCGTACTGAAGATGGTGTGCTGGTTGACGAGTCGCCGGTAAGTGCACCACTGGACTACCTGCACGGTCACGGTTCGCTGATTTCCGGTCTGGAAAGCGCGCTGGAAGGCCATGCGGTGGGCGATCGTTTTGACGTGCATGTAGGCGCTAACGAAGCTTATGGTAACTACGACGAGAACCTGGTACAGCGCGTTCCTAAAGACGTGTTCATGGGTGTTGACGAGCTGGAAGTGGGTATGCGTTTTCTGGCTGACACCGATCAGGGTCCAGTTCCTGTAGAAATTACTGAAGTTGACGGCGACCACGTTGTGGTTGACGGTAACCACATGCTGGCTGGTCAGAACCTGAACTTCAACGTTGAAGTTGTGGCGATCCGCGAAGCAACAGAAGAAGAACTGGCTCACGGCCACGTTCACGGTGAGCACGGTCACGACCATGACCACGATCACGGCCATGACCACGGTCAAGGTGGTTGCGGTACCGGCGGTTGCGGTTGCAGCCACTAATTGGAACTGTTTCTCTAAGTAGTTTCCGATATAAAGAAAATGAGAAAGGCGGCAATGGCCGCCTTTTTTATTGTCTTTTATTTAGAAAGCTGTTTCTGTAATTATTGATTTTTTTAAGTTGCAATGACAGGATGCAAGCAGGGAAATAATGACATTTCCCGAAGTATAATATTTTCTTTTATAGCCATAAGTTTTTTATATTATATAAGGACTGTTGTTATGGAGCAGAGAGCGAATAAGGATGCTGGAAGCGAAAAGGCGCTGGACAAGTATGACCTCGCCATACTGCGTATCCTGCAGCAAGACAGTTCGATTTCAAACGTGGCGCTTTCTTCCAAAATTAGCCTTAGCCCTCCTGCCAGCCTGCGGCGTGTTGAACGCCTGAAACAGCTTGGGTATATCCAAAACTATGTCGCCTTACTTAACCCGCAGGCGCTGAATGTCGGGCTGGTGGTTATTATTGGTGTGGTGCTCGACAGGTCTACCCCCGATTCTTTCAAGGACTTCGAGTCAGCAGTAAAGAAAATCAAAGGCTGCATGGAATGTCATATGGTGAGCGGCGAATTTGATTTTGTTATGCTAATTCGCACGGCAGATAACCAAAGCTTTAATAAACTTCATGCCGAGCAGTTATTATTTTTGCCTGGCGTCAGGCAGATTAGATCTTTTATTGGTTTACGCGAAATATTTTCTACCACTCAAATTCCCCTCTAAGCGTTATTAACTCATATCACTGCCATCGCTTTTATTTTCAAATTAATTAATCAACCTGCAATTTGCGGGTTTTTTATTTTCTATTATCTGCTGATGATGCCCACTAATTTTTAACTATCTATATTGAATGACTTTTTTCTAAAAGCGTTTTGCTTCTGGTGCAGTCATAAAGTTTTTTTATTAATTTTATTCCACAAATATTTAATAAATGGCAACTTTAATCAGTTTTTTATGATTTTATGTTTTTTTAATAAAATTTATCCATGATAAAACGAAATTTATTATTTTCAGGTCTGATGTATTGTTGAAGGGTATGCACAAACACTATTTTGCTCAGCAACTTATGACGCAACCCTGTTATCTGGAGAGGCATTATGAACCTGGAAAAATTCCCACGCTACCCGCTGACTTTTGGTCCATCCCCAATTACGCCTATGAAACGTCTGAGCGCCACGCTTGGAGGAAAGGTTGATATTTACGCCAAACGAGAAGACTGCAACAGCGGGCTGGCATTTGGCGGCAATAAAACCCGCAAAATGGAATATTTGATCCCCGAGGCATTGGCTCAAGGATGCGATACATTGGTATCGATTGGCGGAATTCAGTCGAACCAGACCCGCCAGGTTGCCGCCGTTGCCGCGCATCTGGGAATGAAATGTATTCTGGTGCAGGAAAACTGGGTCAACTATTCCGATACTGTTTACGATCGCGTGGGCAACATTGAGCTGTCGCGCATTATGGGCGCAGATGTACGCCTCGATGCCGCCGGTTTTGACATCGGTATCCGCGAAAGTTGGAAACAGGCAATGGAAGAGGCTGCACAAAATGGCGGTAAACCTTTCCCTATTCCAGC contains the following coding sequences:
- a CDS encoding ABC transporter ATP-binding protein, with the translated sequence MIVFSSLQIRRGTNVLLDNASATINPGQKVGLVGKNGCGKSTLISLLKNEMSADAGNLTFPSNWALAWVNQETPALDVPAIEYVIDGDREFRQLESELHDANERDDGHAIATLHGKLDAIQAWTIPARAASLLSGLGFTQSQLQQPVKSFSGGWRMRLNLAQALILRSDLLLLDEPTNHLDLDAVIWLEKWLKNYDGTLVLISHDRDFLDPIVDKIMHIEQQTLNEYTGNYSSFERQRATKLAQQQSLFEHQQEKVSHLQSYIDRFRAQATKAKQAQSRIKMLERMELIAPAHVDNPFQFSFRSPESLPDPLLRMEKVSAGYDDNVILDSIKLNLVPGSRIGLLGRNGAGKSTLIKLLAGTMPPLKGDVGLSKGVKLGYFAQHQLEFLRAEDSPLQHLVRLADRQTEQQLRDYLGGFGFQGDKVTEKTERFSGGEKARLVLALIVWQRPNLLLLDEPTNHLDLDMRQALTEALIDFEGAMVVVSHDRHLLRSTTDDLYLVHGGKVEQFDGDLDDYQQWLVDIQRQESQQDAPEKDAGVNSAQSRKDQKRREADFRNQTQPLRKQIATWEKQMEKLSSELASVEEKLADSAIYDSSRKADLTACLQQQIKVKGELEEVEMNWLDAQEQLEQLAQEFNA
- the kefG gene encoding glutathione-regulated potassium-efflux system ancillary protein KefG, whose translation is MSQPPKVLLLYAHPESPDSVANRILLDRARQLEHVTVHDLYANYPDFFIDVPREQQLLREHKIIVFQHPLYTYSCPALLKEWMDRVLARGFASGAGGTALNGKYWRSVITTGEPEGAFRPGGYNRYKMSEILRPFELTAGMCHMHWLTPIVIYWARRQQPEVLASHAQAYGEWLQSPMPHGGI
- the kefB gene encoding glutathione-regulated potassium-efflux system protein KefB, whose amino-acid sequence is MASISHATRRDLIIDSSNLPTAILLFLFAAVVAVPIAQRLGIGAVLGYLLAGIAIGPWGLGFINDVDEILHFSELGVVFLMFIIGLELNPGKLWQLRRQIFGVGAGQVILTAMVLGGLLYMTHFAWQAAVIGGIGLAMSSTAMALQLMQDKGMTRNEGGQLGFAVLLFQDIAVIPALALIPVLAGASSGGNNWPLIGMKVLAFVGMLVGGRYLLRPIFRLIVASGVREVFTAAALLVVLGAALFMQELGFSMALGTFIAGILLAESEYQHELEIAIEPFKGLLLGLFFISVGMALNLGVLYTHILMVLISVIVLVVVKGGVLYLLARLFDLRTSVRLQFAAVLSQGGEFAFVLFSAAGAVKVISSGQLAELLVVVTLSMMTTPLLLKYVDSILVRRYNAQEESDEKHFVEDNEPQVIVVGFGRFGQVVGRLLMANKMRITVLERDISAVGLMRSYGYQVYYGDATRLELLRAAGAEKAKSIVITCNEPEDTMEIVRLCQENFPHLNILARARGRVEAHELLQAGVENFTRETFSSALELGKKALITLGMHPHSAYRAQQHFRRLDMRMLRELVPQVQGDVAQISRVKEARRELEDIFQSEMHNERRQLDGWDDEE
- a CDS encoding YheV family putative zinc ribbon protein, which produces MATTRKRFIAGAVCPECKALDTLMLWQEDQVEVVECAKCGHHKRQTDEQVTKHVRPEEQVIGIFHPE
- the slyD gene encoding peptidylprolyl isomerase, which translates into the protein MKVSKDVVVSVAYQVRTEDGVLVDESPVSAPLDYLHGHGSLISGLESALEGHAVGDRFDVHVGANEAYGNYDENLVQRVPKDVFMGVDELEVGMRFLADTDQGPVPVEITEVDGDHVVVDGNHMLAGQNLNFNVEVVAIREATEEELAHGHVHGEHGHDHDHDHGHDHGQGGCGTGGCGCSH
- a CDS encoding Lrp/AsnC ligand binding domain-containing protein, with the protein product MEQRANKDAGSEKALDKYDLAILRILQQDSSISNVALSSKISLSPPASLRRVERLKQLGYIQNYVALLNPQALNVGLVVIIGVVLDRSTPDSFKDFESAVKKIKGCMECHMVSGEFDFVMLIRTADNQSFNKLHAEQLLFLPGVRQIRSFIGLREIFSTTQIPL